The following are encoded together in the Chiroxiphia lanceolata isolate bChiLan1 chromosome 8, bChiLan1.pri, whole genome shotgun sequence genome:
- the LOC116789888 gene encoding hexokinase-1, whose protein sequence is MIAAQLLAYYFTELKEDQVKKIDKYLYAMRLSDETLLDVMARFRREMKNGLSRDFNPTAAVKMLPTFVRSIPDGSEKGDFIALDLGGSYFRILRVKVSHEKKQTVQMESEIYNTPEDIMHGSGTRLFDHVAECLGDFMEKQQIKDKKLPVGFTFSFPCRQSKLDEGILITWTKRFKASGVEGADVVRLLNKAIKKRGDYDADIMAVVNDTVGTMMTCGFDDQRCEVGLIIGTGTNACYMEEMRHIDLVEGDEGRMCINTEWGAFGDDGSLEDIRTEFDREIDRGSLNPGKQLFEKMVSGLYMGELVRLILVKMAKEGLLFEGRITPELLTKGKFETKHVSAIEKSKEGLNKAKEILTRLGVEPSHEDCIAVQHVCTIVSFRSANLVASTLGAILNQLRDNKGVGRLRTTVGVDGSLYKMHPQYARRLHKTTRRLVPDSEVRFLLSESGSGKGAAMVTAVAYRLSEQHRLIDETLAEFKLTHEQLLQVKKRMRAEMEAGLKKKTHETAKVKMLPTFVRSTPDGTENGDFLALDLGGTNFRVLLVKIRSGKRRTVEMHNKIYAIPIEVMQGTGEELFDHIVTCISDFLDYMGIKGARLPLGFTFSFPCKQTSLDAGILLNWTKGFKATDCEGEDVVYLLREGIKRREEFDLDVVAVVNDTVGTMMTCAYEDPNCEIGLIVGTGSNACYMEEMRNIEMVDGEQGRMCVNTEWGAFGDNGCLDDIRTIYDKAVDDYSLNAGKQRYEKMISGMYLGEIVRNILIDFTKRGFLFRGQISETLKTRHIFETKFLSQIESDRLALLQVRTILQQLGLNSTCDDSIIVKTVCGAVSRRAAQLCGAGMAAVVDKIRENRGLERLEITVGVDGTLYKLHPHFSRIMHQTVKDLAPNCDVTFLLSEDGSGKGAALITAVGCRLREAEQN, encoded by the exons ATTGATAAATACCTCTACGCCATGCGGCTCTCTGACGAAACGCTGCTGGATGTCATGGCTCGCTTCAGGAGGGAGATGAAGAACGGCCTCTCCAGGGATTTTAACCCCACGGCTGCAGTCAAGATGCTTCCCACGTTTGTCAGGTCCATTCCTGATGGTTCAG AGAAAGGAGATTTCATTGCACTGGACCTTGGTGGTTCTTATTTCCGAATTCTGCGGGTGAAGGTATCGCATGAAAAGAAGCAGACGGTGCAGATGGAAAGTGAAATTTATAACACCCCTGAAGATATCATGCACGGCAGCGGGACACGG CTTTTTGATCATGTTGCTGAGTGCCTGGGAGACTTCATGGAGAAACAACAGATCAAAGACAAGAAATTACCAGTCGGGTTTACGTTTTCTTTCCCCTGTCGACAGTCCAAGCTAGATGAG GGTATTCTGATAACCTGGACGAAGCGCTTCAAAGCAAGTGGAGTGGAGGGAGCAGATGTTGTGAGGCTGCTTAACAAGGCCATCAAGAAACGTGGG GACTACGATGCGGATATCATGGCTGTTGTGAACGACACCGTCGGGACAATGATGACCTGTGGCTTTGACGACCAGCGCTGTGAAGTTGGCCTGATCATTG GCACCGGCACCAACGCCTGTTACATGGAGGAGATGCGGCACATCGACCTGGTGGAAGGGGACGAGGGCAGGATGTGCATTAACACGGAGTGGGGGGCCTTTGGAGATGATGGCTCACTAGAAGACATCAGGACTGAGTTTGATCGGGAGATCGACCGTGGATCTCTTAacccagggaagcagct GTTTGAGAAGATGGTCAGCGGGCTGTACATGGGGGAGCTGGTAAGGCTCATCCTGGTGAAGATGGCCAAGGAGGGGCTGCTCTTTGAGGGGAGGATCACCCCTGAGCTTCTCACCAAAGGGAAGTTTGAGACAAAGCATGTTTCTGCCATAGAAAA GAGCAAAGAAGGTTTGAACAAAGCCAAAGAGATCCTGACGCGGCTGGGGGTGGAGCCGTCCCACGAGGACTGCATCGCTGTCCAGCATGTCTGCACCATCGTGTCCTTCCGCTCCGCCAACCTGGTGGCCTCCACCCTGGGTGCCATCCTCAACCAGCTGCGGGACAACAAGGGGGTCGGCCGCCTCCGCACCACCGTGGGCGTGGATGGCTCCCTCTACAAGATGCACCCACA GTACGCCCGGCGCCTGCACAAAACCACGCGGCGCCTGGTGCCCGACTCGGAGGTGCGGTTCCTGCTGTCGGAGAGCGGCAGCGGGAAGGGGGCGGCCATGGTGACGGCCGTGGCCTACCGGCTGTCGGAGCAGCACCGGCTCATCGACGAGACCCTGGCCGAGTTCAAGCTCACCCACGAGCAGCTGCTACAGGTCAAGAAGAGGATGAGGGCGGAGATGGAAGCGGGGCTGAAGAAGAAGACTCACGAGACGGCCAAAGTGAAAATGCTGCCCACCTTTGTCCGCAGCACGCCGGATGGCACAG AAAACGGAGACTTTCTGGCACTTGACCTTGGAGGGACAAACTTTAGAGTTTTGCTGGTGAAAATCCGCAGTGGTAAAAGGAGAACAGTTGAGATGCACAACAAGATCTATGCCATTCCTATAGAGGTGATGCAGGGAACAGGAGAAGAG ctgtttgaTCACATCGTTACCTGCATTTCTGACTTCTTGGATTATATGGGGATAAAAGGTGCACGTCTTCCTCTTGGCttcaccttttccttcccttgcaaGCAGACCAGTCTGGATGCT gGTATCCTTCTCAACTGGACAAAAGGCTTCAAAGCTACAGACTGCGAGGGAGAAGATGTGGTATATTTGCTTAgagaaggaattaaaagaagagag GAATTTGACTTGGATGTGGTGGCTGTGGTGAATGATACAGTGGGCACAATGATGACCTGTGCTTACGAAGACCCAAACTGTGAAATCGGGCTCATTGTGG gAACGGGCAGCAATGCCTGTTACATGGAAGAGATGAGGAACATAGAGATGGTGGATGGTGAGCAAGGGCGGATGTGCGTGAACACGGAGTGGGGAGCGTTCGGGGATAACGGATGCCTGGATGACATCAGGACAATATATGACAAAGCAGTTGATGACTATTCACTGAATGCTGGAAAGCAAAG GTATGAGAAAATGATCAGTGGGATGTACCTGGGGGAAATAGTCCGCAATATTTTGATCGACTTCACCAAACGGGGATTCCTGTTCCGAGGCCAGATTTCAGAGACGCTGAAGACCAGGCATATCTTTGAAACCAAGTTCCTTTCTCAGATTGAGAG TGACAGGTTGGCCTTGCTGCAGGTGCGAaccatcctgcagcagctggggctcAACAGCACCTGCGACGACAGTATCATTGTCAAGACGGTCTGCGGGGCGGTGTCAAGGcgagcagctcagctgtgtggtgctggaATGGCTGCCGTTGTAGATAAAATTAGGGAGAACAGAGGGTTGGAGCGCCTGGAGATAACGGTCGGTGTGGATGGCACTCTGTACAAACTACATCCTCA CTTTTCAAGGATCATGCACCAAACAGTCAAGGACCTGGCACCCAACTGCGATGTGACCTTCCTGCTGTCGGAGGACGGCAGCGGGAAGGGGGCCGCGCTCATCACAGCGGTGGGATGCCGGCTGCGCGAGGCCGAGCAGAACTGA